The Drosophila mauritiana strain mau12 chromosome 2R, ASM438214v1, whole genome shotgun sequence genome has a segment encoding these proteins:
- the LOC117135932 gene encoding neural Wiskott-Aldrich syndrome protein gives MPPPGRGYGGPPPRGPGIAYGPPPPRVNVGINIGGPPRPPPIGVGIGFAPPPVVVAPPPPTVIVGAPPPPPMVVMPPPRPTVVVGGQAPVATVYAQPQGEVFCCTIL, from the coding sequence ATGCCACCCCCAGGACGCGGATACGGAGGACCACCTCCACGGGGTCCCGGAATCGCCTACGGACCACCGCCACCCCGAGTGAATGTCGGCATCAATATCGGCGGACCACCGCGTCCGCCGCCCATCGGCGTGGGCATCGGCTTTGCTCCGCCACCCGTGGTGGTtgcaccaccgccaccaacAGTGATCGTCGGAGCACCACCCCCACCGCCCATGGTCGTGATGCCACCGCCACGGCCCACCGTTGTGGTGGGTGGCCAGGCTCCGGTGGCCACTGTGTATGCCCAGCCGCAGGGAGAGGTTTTCTGCTGCACGATTCTCTGA
- the LOC117135929 gene encoding monocarboxylate transporter 9 isoform X2, giving the protein MSRNRRRSFPSSRNEDKTAAAQPSGSSLRSQSLSRLDISVQNSSIYYNDTRNTRPQMVSVAVGTDSTDILNGRTSFLSLSRSQGSEVEFPSFYESFNPTFLPKLPIRTYPHMLGASKEPETSKNQPATPQPRPIEPISEVPFVEPAFERKYSRTRGLSKDNEDEYVESSDEESRMLSFTSYTDEYDRAEPLITKTQKFYKKRAPLIPKYDSEDSYVVLKENNQKESGLSFNVTTVQLSDTASPESFSEYDGNRTRKQSWDMESRNSKESFDFSRGGRRLGSGMVFIYMVIPPDGGFGWVIMVLSFLAQLIIDGIIFTIGVLLPSIAQDLDVSISSVSFVASVQIGCYFTSGAFSAVLINRFGFRKVAIAGVLCSTTTILASSWSVSLTMLIFFYSVLACAGGITLSMIWASSQLIVGYYFERYRPMANGFSCSGGGAGIVLFTFLNSWLVPIIGWRNMLRTQAGLIMLILLMVVAYVEVAPTQVGLYHLPGSSETSSDEYYGNFYVHDYLRQSALTAGSKSILSTYEPPPKKKGCAKFCPSSNCCWRRRKKSENDEEQNLLIRPAPLEREDLFYTGPAEYEKPRSTENLDGKEFHLMGSDKNTQQVNYGIKNIHLDDESDRVSRVHKERRWSNENTKKQNSCRNSRFMLTLLKLFDYRLLKQFEFKILVASAFLFPMGFNIPFVYSSARTTIPIEYARMIGPIIGISNLVMRNILGILAYKRRTWTLGLCGCGLVFGGFSVLISAFYGENLIWFQFLYGFSYAVAPAVYSTLRGLIYVKYLGLSKLTNAFGITSLAMGMGAFIGTTIAGKLIGITGNYSAAFCFAGLCLVMSGCLKLLLPALIKCRNRMAK; this is encoded by the exons ATGAGCAGGAATCGTAGGCGGAG CTTCCCCAGCAGCCGAAATGAAGACAAGACCGCCGCTGCACAGCCAAGTGGAAGTAGCTTGAGATCCCAATCTCTGTCCAGGCTGGACATCTCGGTTCAAAACTCATCCATCTATTACAATGATACGCGAAACACGCGACCACAAATGGTCAGTGTGGCCGTCGGCACAGATTCAACGGATATCCTAAATGGGCGCACATCATTCTTATCACTTAGTCGGTCTCAAGGAAGTGAAGTGGAGTTCCCTTCGTTCTACGAAAGCTTTAATCCTActtttcttcccaagctgccTATCAGAACATATCCCCATATGCTTGGGGCATCAAAAGAGCCTGAGACTTCGAAAAACCAGCCAGCAACTCCACAGCCTAGGCCAATTGAGCCAATATCTGAGGTGCCGTTTGTGGAACCGGCATTTGAGAGAAAATACTCTAGGACCCGTGGACTTAGCAAGGATAATGAGGATGAATATGTTGAGAGCTCAGATGAGGAGTCTCGGATGCTGAGCTTCACTAGCTATACGGATGAATATGATAGGGCAGAACCACTCATTACCAAAACGCaaaagttttataaaaaga GAGCCCCCTTGATTCCCAAATACGATTCCGAGGATTCATATGTTGTCCTTAAGGAAAACAATCAAAAGGAATCGGGTCTCTCGTTCAATGTAACTACAGTACAGTTGTCCGATACCGCATCGCCGGAATCTTTCAGCGAATACGACGGAAATCGGACGCGGAAGCAATCGTGGGACATGGAAAGTAGAAATTCGAAGGAATCCTTTGACTTTAGCCGTGGTGGAAGACGACTTGGCTCCGGTATGGTTTTT ATCTATATGGTGATACCACCGGACGGCGGATTCGGCTGGGTAATCATGGTGTTGTCCTTCCTCGCCCAGCTGATAATCGATGGTATAATATTTACCATTGGGGTCTTATTGCCATCTATTGCTCAGGATCTGGATGTCTCCATATCGTCGGTTTCGTTTGTGGCCAGTGTCCAGATTGGTTGCTACTTCACTAGCGGAGCATTTTCTGCCGTCCTGATAAATCGTTTTGGCTTCCGAAAGGTAGCCATCGCTGGGGTCCTGTGTTCTACCACCACAATACTGGCATCCAGTTGGAGCGTCAGCCTGACCATGCTGATCTTCTTTTACAGCGTCCTTG CCTGCGCAGGTGGCATTACGTTGAGCATGATCTGGGCAAGTTCGCAGCTGATCGTGGGCTACTACTTTGAGCGGTACCGTCCGATGGCCAATGGATTTTCCTGCAGCGGTGGCGGGGCGGGCATAGTACTCTTCACGTTCCTCAACAGCTGGCTGGTGCCAATCATCGGATGGAGAAACATGCTGCGGACGCAGGCGGGACTGATAATGTTGATCCTGTTGATGGTGGTCGCCTACGTGGAGGTGGCTCCCACCCAGGTGGGCTTGTACCATTTGCCCGGTTCTTCGGAAACCAGCTCGGATGAGTATTACGGAAACTTCTACGTGCATGACTATTTACGTCAATCCGCGCTGACTGCTGGAAGCAAGAGTATCCTAAGTACATATGAGCCACCCCCCAAAAAGAAAGGATGCGCCAAGTTCTGCCCCTCCTCGAACTGTTGTTGGAGGCGGCGGAAGAAGTCCGAAAATGATGAAGAGCAGAATCTGCTCATCCGCCCGGCGCCCCTGGAGCGGGAGGATCTCTTCTATACGGGTCCCGCCGAGTACGAAAAGCCGCGCAGCACGGAGAACCTCGACGGCAAGGAGTTCCACCTAATGGGATCGGATAAGAAC ACCCAGCAAGTGAACTATGGCATCAAGAACATTCATTTGGATGATGAATCCGATAGAGTTTCTAGAGTTCATAAGGAACGAAGATGGTCTAACGAGAATACGAAAAAGCAAAATTCCTGCAGGAATAGCCGGTTTATGCTCACTCTGCTCAAGCTATTCGACTACCGTCTGCTGAAACAGTTTGAGTTCAAGATTCTGGTGGCCTCCGCCTTTCTGTTCCCGATGGGCTTTAATATACCCTTTGTTTACTCGTCTGCACGAACCACGATTCCCATCGAATATGCCCGTATGATCGGTCCCATTATCGGAATTAGTAACCTTGTGATGAGGAACATACTTGGCATCCTCGCTTACAAAAGGCGCACCTGGACCCTCGGACTTTGTGGCTGCGGTCTAGTTTTCGGTGGGTTTTCCGTTTTGATTAGCGCCTTCTACGGAGAGAACTTGATTTGGTTTCAGTTTCTGTACGGCTTCTCCTATGCTGTAGCGCCAG CTGTTTATTCCACACTGAGAGGTCTAATATACGTTAAATATCTGGGACTTTCAAAACTGACCAACGCTTTTGGGATTACCTCATTGGCCATGGGAATGGGCGCCTTTATTGGGACTACAATTGCCGGTAAATTGATAGGCATCACGGGAAACTATTCTGCTGCCTTTTGCTTTGCGGGATTATGCCTCGTAATGTCCGGATGTCTGAAACTTCTGCTGCCCGCGCTTATCAAATGTCGCAACAGGATGGCAAAATGA
- the LOC117135929 gene encoding monocarboxylate transporter 9 isoform X3 produces the protein MSRNRRRSFPSSRNEDKTAAAQPSGSSLRSQSLSRLDISVQNSSIYYNDTRNTRPQMVSVAVGTDSTDILNGRTSFLSLSRSQGSEVEFPSFYESFNPTFLPKLPIRTYPHMLGASKEPETSKNQPATPQPRPIEPISEVPFVEPAFERKYSRTRGLSKDNEDEYVESSDEESRMLSFTSYTDEYDRAEPLITKTQKFYKKRAPLIPKYDSEDSYVVLKENNQKESGLSFNVTTVQLSDTASPESFSEYDGNRTRKQSWDMESRNSKESFDFSRGGRRLGSGMVFIYMVIPPDGGFGWVIMVLSFLAQLIIDGIIFTIGVLLPSIAQDLDVSISSVSFVASVQIGCYFTSGAFSAVLINRFGFRKVAIAGVLCSTTTILASSWSVSLTMLIFFYSVLGGITLSMIWASSQLIVGYYFERYRPMANGFSCSGGGAGIVLFTFLNSWLVPIIGWRNMLRTQAGLIMLILLMVVAYVEVAPTQVGLYHLPGSSETSSDEYYGNFYVHDYLRQSALTAGSKSILSTYEPPPKKKGCAKFCPSSNCCWRRRKKSENDEEQNLLIRPAPLEREDLFYTGPAEYEKPRSTENLDGKEFHLMGSDKNTQQVNYGIKNIHLDDESDRVSRVHKERRWSNENTKKQNSCRNSRFMLTLLKLFDYRLLKQFEFKILVASAFLFPMGFNIPFVYSSARTTIPIEYARMIGPIIGISNLVMRNILGILAYKRRTWTLGLCGCGLVFGGFSVLISAFYGENLIWFQFLYGFSYAVAPAVYSTLRGLIYVKYLGLSKLTNAFGITSLAMGMGAFIGTTIAGKLIGITGNYSAAFCFAGLCLVMSGCLKLLLPALIKCRNRMAK, from the exons ATGAGCAGGAATCGTAGGCGGAG CTTCCCCAGCAGCCGAAATGAAGACAAGACCGCCGCTGCACAGCCAAGTGGAAGTAGCTTGAGATCCCAATCTCTGTCCAGGCTGGACATCTCGGTTCAAAACTCATCCATCTATTACAATGATACGCGAAACACGCGACCACAAATGGTCAGTGTGGCCGTCGGCACAGATTCAACGGATATCCTAAATGGGCGCACATCATTCTTATCACTTAGTCGGTCTCAAGGAAGTGAAGTGGAGTTCCCTTCGTTCTACGAAAGCTTTAATCCTActtttcttcccaagctgccTATCAGAACATATCCCCATATGCTTGGGGCATCAAAAGAGCCTGAGACTTCGAAAAACCAGCCAGCAACTCCACAGCCTAGGCCAATTGAGCCAATATCTGAGGTGCCGTTTGTGGAACCGGCATTTGAGAGAAAATACTCTAGGACCCGTGGACTTAGCAAGGATAATGAGGATGAATATGTTGAGAGCTCAGATGAGGAGTCTCGGATGCTGAGCTTCACTAGCTATACGGATGAATATGATAGGGCAGAACCACTCATTACCAAAACGCaaaagttttataaaaaga GAGCCCCCTTGATTCCCAAATACGATTCCGAGGATTCATATGTTGTCCTTAAGGAAAACAATCAAAAGGAATCGGGTCTCTCGTTCAATGTAACTACAGTACAGTTGTCCGATACCGCATCGCCGGAATCTTTCAGCGAATACGACGGAAATCGGACGCGGAAGCAATCGTGGGACATGGAAAGTAGAAATTCGAAGGAATCCTTTGACTTTAGCCGTGGTGGAAGACGACTTGGCTCCGGTATGGTTTTT ATCTATATGGTGATACCACCGGACGGCGGATTCGGCTGGGTAATCATGGTGTTGTCCTTCCTCGCCCAGCTGATAATCGATGGTATAATATTTACCATTGGGGTCTTATTGCCATCTATTGCTCAGGATCTGGATGTCTCCATATCGTCGGTTTCGTTTGTGGCCAGTGTCCAGATTGGTTGCTACTTCACTAGCGGAGCATTTTCTGCCGTCCTGATAAATCGTTTTGGCTTCCGAAAGGTAGCCATCGCTGGGGTCCTGTGTTCTACCACCACAATACTGGCATCCAGTTGGAGCGTCAGCCTGACCATGCTGATCTTCTTTTACAGCGTCCTTG GTGGCATTACGTTGAGCATGATCTGGGCAAGTTCGCAGCTGATCGTGGGCTACTACTTTGAGCGGTACCGTCCGATGGCCAATGGATTTTCCTGCAGCGGTGGCGGGGCGGGCATAGTACTCTTCACGTTCCTCAACAGCTGGCTGGTGCCAATCATCGGATGGAGAAACATGCTGCGGACGCAGGCGGGACTGATAATGTTGATCCTGTTGATGGTGGTCGCCTACGTGGAGGTGGCTCCCACCCAGGTGGGCTTGTACCATTTGCCCGGTTCTTCGGAAACCAGCTCGGATGAGTATTACGGAAACTTCTACGTGCATGACTATTTACGTCAATCCGCGCTGACTGCTGGAAGCAAGAGTATCCTAAGTACATATGAGCCACCCCCCAAAAAGAAAGGATGCGCCAAGTTCTGCCCCTCCTCGAACTGTTGTTGGAGGCGGCGGAAGAAGTCCGAAAATGATGAAGAGCAGAATCTGCTCATCCGCCCGGCGCCCCTGGAGCGGGAGGATCTCTTCTATACGGGTCCCGCCGAGTACGAAAAGCCGCGCAGCACGGAGAACCTCGACGGCAAGGAGTTCCACCTAATGGGATCGGATAAGAAC ACCCAGCAAGTGAACTATGGCATCAAGAACATTCATTTGGATGATGAATCCGATAGAGTTTCTAGAGTTCATAAGGAACGAAGATGGTCTAACGAGAATACGAAAAAGCAAAATTCCTGCAGGAATAGCCGGTTTATGCTCACTCTGCTCAAGCTATTCGACTACCGTCTGCTGAAACAGTTTGAGTTCAAGATTCTGGTGGCCTCCGCCTTTCTGTTCCCGATGGGCTTTAATATACCCTTTGTTTACTCGTCTGCACGAACCACGATTCCCATCGAATATGCCCGTATGATCGGTCCCATTATCGGAATTAGTAACCTTGTGATGAGGAACATACTTGGCATCCTCGCTTACAAAAGGCGCACCTGGACCCTCGGACTTTGTGGCTGCGGTCTAGTTTTCGGTGGGTTTTCCGTTTTGATTAGCGCCTTCTACGGAGAGAACTTGATTTGGTTTCAGTTTCTGTACGGCTTCTCCTATGCTGTAGCGCCAG CTGTTTATTCCACACTGAGAGGTCTAATATACGTTAAATATCTGGGACTTTCAAAACTGACCAACGCTTTTGGGATTACCTCATTGGCCATGGGAATGGGCGCCTTTATTGGGACTACAATTGCCGGTAAATTGATAGGCATCACGGGAAACTATTCTGCTGCCTTTTGCTTTGCGGGATTATGCCTCGTAATGTCCGGATGTCTGAAACTTCTGCTGCCCGCGCTTATCAAATGTCGCAACAGGATGGCAAAATGA
- the LOC117135929 gene encoding uncharacterized protein LOC117135929 isoform X5, which produces MSRNRRRSFPSSRNEDKTAAAQPSGSSLRSQSLSRLDISVQNSSIYYNDTRNTRPQMVSVAVGTDSTDILNGRTSFLSLSRSQGSEVEFPSFYESFNPTFLPKLPIRTYPHMLGASKEPETSKNQPATPQPRPIEPISEVPFVEPAFERKYSRTRGLSKDNEDEYVESSDEESRMLSFTSYTDEYDRAEPLITKTQKFYKKRAPLIPKYDSEDSYVVLKENNQKESGLSFNVTTVQLSDTASPESFSEYDGNRTRKQSWDMESRNSKESFDFSRGGRRLGSGMVFVNLYGDTTGRRIRLGNHGVVLPRPADNRWYNIYHWGLIAIYCSGSGCLHIVGFVCGQCPDWLLLH; this is translated from the exons ATGAGCAGGAATCGTAGGCGGAG CTTCCCCAGCAGCCGAAATGAAGACAAGACCGCCGCTGCACAGCCAAGTGGAAGTAGCTTGAGATCCCAATCTCTGTCCAGGCTGGACATCTCGGTTCAAAACTCATCCATCTATTACAATGATACGCGAAACACGCGACCACAAATGGTCAGTGTGGCCGTCGGCACAGATTCAACGGATATCCTAAATGGGCGCACATCATTCTTATCACTTAGTCGGTCTCAAGGAAGTGAAGTGGAGTTCCCTTCGTTCTACGAAAGCTTTAATCCTActtttcttcccaagctgccTATCAGAACATATCCCCATATGCTTGGGGCATCAAAAGAGCCTGAGACTTCGAAAAACCAGCCAGCAACTCCACAGCCTAGGCCAATTGAGCCAATATCTGAGGTGCCGTTTGTGGAACCGGCATTTGAGAGAAAATACTCTAGGACCCGTGGACTTAGCAAGGATAATGAGGATGAATATGTTGAGAGCTCAGATGAGGAGTCTCGGATGCTGAGCTTCACTAGCTATACGGATGAATATGATAGGGCAGAACCACTCATTACCAAAACGCaaaagttttataaaaaga GAGCCCCCTTGATTCCCAAATACGATTCCGAGGATTCATATGTTGTCCTTAAGGAAAACAATCAAAAGGAATCGGGTCTCTCGTTCAATGTAACTACAGTACAGTTGTCCGATACCGCATCGCCGGAATCTTTCAGCGAATACGACGGAAATCGGACGCGGAAGCAATCGTGGGACATGGAAAGTAGAAATTCGAAGGAATCCTTTGACTTTAGCCGTGGTGGAAGACGACTTGGCTCCGGTATGGTTTTTGTAA ATCTATATGGTGATACCACCGGACGGCGGATTCGGCTGGGTAATCATGGTGTTGTCCTTCCTCGCCCAGCTGATAATCGATGGTATAATATTTACCATTGGGGTCTTATTGCCATCTATTGCTCAGGATCTGGATGTCTCCATATCGTCGGTTTCGTTTGTGGCCAGTGTCCAGATTGGTTGCTACTTCACTAG
- the LOC117135929 gene encoding monocarboxylate transporter 9 isoform X1, producing MSRNRRRSFPSSRNEDKTAAAQPSGSSLRSQSLSRLDISVQNSSIYYNDTRNTRPQMVSVAVGTDSTDILNGRTSFLSLSRSQGSEVEFPSFYESFNPTFLPKLPIRTYPHMLGASKEPETSKNQPATPQPRPIEPISEVPFVEPAFERKYSRTRGLSKDNEDEYVESSDEESRMLSFTSYTDEYDRAEPLITKTQKFYKKRAPLIPKYDSEDSYVVLKENNQKESGLSFNVTTVQLSDTASPESFSEYDGNRTRKQSWDMESRNSKESFDFSRGGRRLGSGMVFIYMVIPPDGGFGWVIMVLSFLAQLIIDGIIFTIGVLLPSIAQDLDVSISSVSFVASVQIGCYFTSGAFSAVLINRFGFRKVAIAGVLCSTTTILASSWSVSLTMLIFFYSVLVPACAGGITLSMIWASSQLIVGYYFERYRPMANGFSCSGGGAGIVLFTFLNSWLVPIIGWRNMLRTQAGLIMLILLMVVAYVEVAPTQVGLYHLPGSSETSSDEYYGNFYVHDYLRQSALTAGSKSILSTYEPPPKKKGCAKFCPSSNCCWRRRKKSENDEEQNLLIRPAPLEREDLFYTGPAEYEKPRSTENLDGKEFHLMGSDKNTQQVNYGIKNIHLDDESDRVSRVHKERRWSNENTKKQNSCRNSRFMLTLLKLFDYRLLKQFEFKILVASAFLFPMGFNIPFVYSSARTTIPIEYARMIGPIIGISNLVMRNILGILAYKRRTWTLGLCGCGLVFGGFSVLISAFYGENLIWFQFLYGFSYAVAPAVYSTLRGLIYVKYLGLSKLTNAFGITSLAMGMGAFIGTTIAGKLIGITGNYSAAFCFAGLCLVMSGCLKLLLPALIKCRNRMAK from the exons ATGAGCAGGAATCGTAGGCGGAG CTTCCCCAGCAGCCGAAATGAAGACAAGACCGCCGCTGCACAGCCAAGTGGAAGTAGCTTGAGATCCCAATCTCTGTCCAGGCTGGACATCTCGGTTCAAAACTCATCCATCTATTACAATGATACGCGAAACACGCGACCACAAATGGTCAGTGTGGCCGTCGGCACAGATTCAACGGATATCCTAAATGGGCGCACATCATTCTTATCACTTAGTCGGTCTCAAGGAAGTGAAGTGGAGTTCCCTTCGTTCTACGAAAGCTTTAATCCTActtttcttcccaagctgccTATCAGAACATATCCCCATATGCTTGGGGCATCAAAAGAGCCTGAGACTTCGAAAAACCAGCCAGCAACTCCACAGCCTAGGCCAATTGAGCCAATATCTGAGGTGCCGTTTGTGGAACCGGCATTTGAGAGAAAATACTCTAGGACCCGTGGACTTAGCAAGGATAATGAGGATGAATATGTTGAGAGCTCAGATGAGGAGTCTCGGATGCTGAGCTTCACTAGCTATACGGATGAATATGATAGGGCAGAACCACTCATTACCAAAACGCaaaagttttataaaaaga GAGCCCCCTTGATTCCCAAATACGATTCCGAGGATTCATATGTTGTCCTTAAGGAAAACAATCAAAAGGAATCGGGTCTCTCGTTCAATGTAACTACAGTACAGTTGTCCGATACCGCATCGCCGGAATCTTTCAGCGAATACGACGGAAATCGGACGCGGAAGCAATCGTGGGACATGGAAAGTAGAAATTCGAAGGAATCCTTTGACTTTAGCCGTGGTGGAAGACGACTTGGCTCCGGTATGGTTTTT ATCTATATGGTGATACCACCGGACGGCGGATTCGGCTGGGTAATCATGGTGTTGTCCTTCCTCGCCCAGCTGATAATCGATGGTATAATATTTACCATTGGGGTCTTATTGCCATCTATTGCTCAGGATCTGGATGTCTCCATATCGTCGGTTTCGTTTGTGGCCAGTGTCCAGATTGGTTGCTACTTCACTAGCGGAGCATTTTCTGCCGTCCTGATAAATCGTTTTGGCTTCCGAAAGGTAGCCATCGCTGGGGTCCTGTGTTCTACCACCACAATACTGGCATCCAGTTGGAGCGTCAGCCTGACCATGCTGATCTTCTTTTACAGCGTCCTTG TACCAGCCTGCGCAGGTGGCATTACGTTGAGCATGATCTGGGCAAGTTCGCAGCTGATCGTGGGCTACTACTTTGAGCGGTACCGTCCGATGGCCAATGGATTTTCCTGCAGCGGTGGCGGGGCGGGCATAGTACTCTTCACGTTCCTCAACAGCTGGCTGGTGCCAATCATCGGATGGAGAAACATGCTGCGGACGCAGGCGGGACTGATAATGTTGATCCTGTTGATGGTGGTCGCCTACGTGGAGGTGGCTCCCACCCAGGTGGGCTTGTACCATTTGCCCGGTTCTTCGGAAACCAGCTCGGATGAGTATTACGGAAACTTCTACGTGCATGACTATTTACGTCAATCCGCGCTGACTGCTGGAAGCAAGAGTATCCTAAGTACATATGAGCCACCCCCCAAAAAGAAAGGATGCGCCAAGTTCTGCCCCTCCTCGAACTGTTGTTGGAGGCGGCGGAAGAAGTCCGAAAATGATGAAGAGCAGAATCTGCTCATCCGCCCGGCGCCCCTGGAGCGGGAGGATCTCTTCTATACGGGTCCCGCCGAGTACGAAAAGCCGCGCAGCACGGAGAACCTCGACGGCAAGGAGTTCCACCTAATGGGATCGGATAAGAAC ACCCAGCAAGTGAACTATGGCATCAAGAACATTCATTTGGATGATGAATCCGATAGAGTTTCTAGAGTTCATAAGGAACGAAGATGGTCTAACGAGAATACGAAAAAGCAAAATTCCTGCAGGAATAGCCGGTTTATGCTCACTCTGCTCAAGCTATTCGACTACCGTCTGCTGAAACAGTTTGAGTTCAAGATTCTGGTGGCCTCCGCCTTTCTGTTCCCGATGGGCTTTAATATACCCTTTGTTTACTCGTCTGCACGAACCACGATTCCCATCGAATATGCCCGTATGATCGGTCCCATTATCGGAATTAGTAACCTTGTGATGAGGAACATACTTGGCATCCTCGCTTACAAAAGGCGCACCTGGACCCTCGGACTTTGTGGCTGCGGTCTAGTTTTCGGTGGGTTTTCCGTTTTGATTAGCGCCTTCTACGGAGAGAACTTGATTTGGTTTCAGTTTCTGTACGGCTTCTCCTATGCTGTAGCGCCAG CTGTTTATTCCACACTGAGAGGTCTAATATACGTTAAATATCTGGGACTTTCAAAACTGACCAACGCTTTTGGGATTACCTCATTGGCCATGGGAATGGGCGCCTTTATTGGGACTACAATTGCCGGTAAATTGATAGGCATCACGGGAAACTATTCTGCTGCCTTTTGCTTTGCGGGATTATGCCTCGTAATGTCCGGATGTCTGAAACTTCTGCTGCCCGCGCTTATCAAATGTCGCAACAGGATGGCAAAATGA
- the LOC117135929 gene encoding monocarboxylate transporter 9 isoform X4, whose amino-acid sequence MVIPPDGGFGWVIMVLSFLAQLIIDGIIFTIGVLLPSIAQDLDVSISSVSFVASVQIGCYFTSGAFSAVLINRFGFRKVAIAGVLCSTTTILASSWSVSLTMLIFFYSVLVPACAGGITLSMIWASSQLIVGYYFERYRPMANGFSCSGGGAGIVLFTFLNSWLVPIIGWRNMLRTQAGLIMLILLMVVAYVEVAPTQVGLYHLPGSSETSSDEYYGNFYVHDYLRQSALTAGSKSILSTYEPPPKKKGCAKFCPSSNCCWRRRKKSENDEEQNLLIRPAPLEREDLFYTGPAEYEKPRSTENLDGKEFHLMGSDKNTQQVNYGIKNIHLDDESDRVSRVHKERRWSNENTKKQNSCRNSRFMLTLLKLFDYRLLKQFEFKILVASAFLFPMGFNIPFVYSSARTTIPIEYARMIGPIIGISNLVMRNILGILAYKRRTWTLGLCGCGLVFGGFSVLISAFYGENLIWFQFLYGFSYAVAPAVYSTLRGLIYVKYLGLSKLTNAFGITSLAMGMGAFIGTTIAGKLIGITGNYSAAFCFAGLCLVMSGCLKLLLPALIKCRNRMAK is encoded by the exons ATGGTGATACCACCGGACGGCGGATTCGGCTGGGTAATCATGGTGTTGTCCTTCCTCGCCCAGCTGATAATCGATGGTATAATATTTACCATTGGGGTCTTATTGCCATCTATTGCTCAGGATCTGGATGTCTCCATATCGTCGGTTTCGTTTGTGGCCAGTGTCCAGATTGGTTGCTACTTCACTAGCGGAGCATTTTCTGCCGTCCTGATAAATCGTTTTGGCTTCCGAAAGGTAGCCATCGCTGGGGTCCTGTGTTCTACCACCACAATACTGGCATCCAGTTGGAGCGTCAGCCTGACCATGCTGATCTTCTTTTACAGCGTCCTTG TACCAGCCTGCGCAGGTGGCATTACGTTGAGCATGATCTGGGCAAGTTCGCAGCTGATCGTGGGCTACTACTTTGAGCGGTACCGTCCGATGGCCAATGGATTTTCCTGCAGCGGTGGCGGGGCGGGCATAGTACTCTTCACGTTCCTCAACAGCTGGCTGGTGCCAATCATCGGATGGAGAAACATGCTGCGGACGCAGGCGGGACTGATAATGTTGATCCTGTTGATGGTGGTCGCCTACGTGGAGGTGGCTCCCACCCAGGTGGGCTTGTACCATTTGCCCGGTTCTTCGGAAACCAGCTCGGATGAGTATTACGGAAACTTCTACGTGCATGACTATTTACGTCAATCCGCGCTGACTGCTGGAAGCAAGAGTATCCTAAGTACATATGAGCCACCCCCCAAAAAGAAAGGATGCGCCAAGTTCTGCCCCTCCTCGAACTGTTGTTGGAGGCGGCGGAAGAAGTCCGAAAATGATGAAGAGCAGAATCTGCTCATCCGCCCGGCGCCCCTGGAGCGGGAGGATCTCTTCTATACGGGTCCCGCCGAGTACGAAAAGCCGCGCAGCACGGAGAACCTCGACGGCAAGGAGTTCCACCTAATGGGATCGGATAAGAAC ACCCAGCAAGTGAACTATGGCATCAAGAACATTCATTTGGATGATGAATCCGATAGAGTTTCTAGAGTTCATAAGGAACGAAGATGGTCTAACGAGAATACGAAAAAGCAAAATTCCTGCAGGAATAGCCGGTTTATGCTCACTCTGCTCAAGCTATTCGACTACCGTCTGCTGAAACAGTTTGAGTTCAAGATTCTGGTGGCCTCCGCCTTTCTGTTCCCGATGGGCTTTAATATACCCTTTGTTTACTCGTCTGCACGAACCACGATTCCCATCGAATATGCCCGTATGATCGGTCCCATTATCGGAATTAGTAACCTTGTGATGAGGAACATACTTGGCATCCTCGCTTACAAAAGGCGCACCTGGACCCTCGGACTTTGTGGCTGCGGTCTAGTTTTCGGTGGGTTTTCCGTTTTGATTAGCGCCTTCTACGGAGAGAACTTGATTTGGTTTCAGTTTCTGTACGGCTTCTCCTATGCTGTAGCGCCAG CTGTTTATTCCACACTGAGAGGTCTAATATACGTTAAATATCTGGGACTTTCAAAACTGACCAACGCTTTTGGGATTACCTCATTGGCCATGGGAATGGGCGCCTTTATTGGGACTACAATTGCCGGTAAATTGATAGGCATCACGGGAAACTATTCTGCTGCCTTTTGCTTTGCGGGATTATGCCTCGTAATGTCCGGATGTCTGAAACTTCTGCTGCCCGCGCTTATCAAATGTCGCAACAGGATGGCAAAATGA